The proteins below come from a single Streptomyces sp. MRC013 genomic window:
- a CDS encoding MerR family transcriptional regulator, protein MEELAEAAGITPRTLRFYRERGLIPPPRREGRIAWYGPRHLARLRTIAALLERGHTLSGIADLAAAFESGRDVGEVLGLGESAEEEPVRLTPEQLADHFGDQVTAGNLTAALDLGYLAADGEEIVHVSRRLLDVSSALVRNGVPLAAVLAAAREVRVHADALAGLFTDLLHAHARDGDPNRLRPLARSAVDAELSMALDRRLRGTGGTGGGDAAGTTGTGDAAGVDGTGGTARDV, encoded by the coding sequence GTGGAGGAGCTGGCCGAGGCGGCCGGCATCACCCCCCGGACGCTCCGCTTCTACCGCGAGCGCGGGCTGATACCGCCTCCGCGCCGCGAGGGCCGCATCGCCTGGTACGGCCCCCGCCACCTGGCCCGGCTGCGCACCATCGCGGCGCTGCTGGAGCGCGGCCACACCCTCAGCGGCATCGCGGACCTGGCCGCCGCCTTCGAGAGCGGCCGGGACGTGGGCGAGGTGCTGGGCCTCGGCGAGTCCGCGGAGGAGGAGCCGGTGCGGCTCACCCCGGAGCAACTGGCCGACCACTTCGGCGACCAGGTCACCGCCGGGAACCTCACCGCCGCTCTGGACCTGGGCTACCTGGCGGCGGACGGCGAGGAGATCGTCCACGTCAGCCGGCGCCTGCTGGACGTGTCGTCGGCGCTGGTGCGCAACGGCGTCCCGCTGGCGGCGGTGCTCGCCGCCGCCCGGGAGGTACGGGTCCACGCGGACGCGCTGGCGGGGCTGTTCACGGACCTGCTGCACGCCCACGCGCGCGACGGGGACCCGAACCGGCTGCGCCCGCTCGCCAGGAGCGCGGTGGACGCGGAGCTGTCGATGGCGCTGGACCGCCGCCTGCGCGGCACCGGCGGCACCGGCGGGGGCGACGCGGCCGGTACGACCGGCACCGGCGACGCGGCCGGCGTCGACGGCACGGGCGGTACGGCCCGGGACGTCTGA
- a CDS encoding SDR family oxidoreductase, giving the protein MNNSLQGRVVVVTGGARGIGALLARRLSARGARIALVGLEPDELKRVSEQLPAGGGWWHADVTDHETMTRVAVEVKERFGRVDVVVANAGVATGGPFEDSDPDTWRRVIEVNLVGGAVTARAFLPALLESRGYLLQIASLAAITPTPMMTAYCASKSGVEAFAHCLRAEVAHRGVRVGVCYLSWTDTDMVRGADQDDTMRELRRRLPWPANRTYPLGPAVDRIVAGVERRSAHVYAQGWLRGVQPVRGWLPGVVAAAGRREMRRFGSRPANASKGLVGAGGAADERARAERD; this is encoded by the coding sequence ATGAACAACAGCCTCCAAGGACGGGTCGTCGTCGTCACCGGCGGCGCGCGCGGCATCGGCGCGCTGCTGGCCCGCAGACTCTCCGCGCGCGGGGCGCGGATCGCCCTGGTGGGTCTCGAACCGGACGAGCTGAAGCGGGTGTCGGAGCAACTGCCCGCCGGCGGCGGCTGGTGGCACGCGGACGTCACCGACCACGAGACGATGACGCGGGTCGCGGTCGAGGTGAAGGAGCGCTTCGGCAGGGTGGACGTCGTCGTCGCCAACGCCGGTGTGGCGACGGGCGGTCCGTTCGAGGACTCCGACCCGGACACCTGGCGGCGCGTGATCGAGGTCAACCTCGTCGGAGGCGCCGTCACCGCGCGGGCCTTCCTGCCCGCGCTCCTGGAGAGCCGCGGGTACCTCCTCCAGATCGCGTCGCTCGCCGCCATCACGCCGACGCCCATGATGACGGCGTACTGCGCCTCCAAGTCGGGGGTGGAGGCGTTCGCGCACTGCCTGCGCGCCGAGGTCGCCCACCGGGGCGTCCGGGTCGGCGTCTGCTACCTGTCGTGGACCGACACCGACATGGTGCGCGGCGCCGACCAGGACGACACGATGCGGGAGTTGAGGCGCAGGCTGCCGTGGCCGGCGAACCGCACGTACCCGCTGGGCCCGGCCGTCGACCGGATCGTCGCCGGCGTCGAGCGGCGCTCCGCGCACGTGTACGCCCAGGGGTGGCTGCGCGGCGTGCAGCCTGTGCGGGGCTGGCTGCCGGGGGTCGTCGCGGCCGCGGGCCGGCGGGAGATGCGGCGCTTCGGGTCCCGTCCGGCGAACGCGTCCAAGGGGCTGGTGGGTGCGGGCGGTGCCGCCGACGAGCGGGCGCGTGCGGAGCGTGACTGA
- a CDS encoding helix-turn-helix domain-containing protein: MLTTVLDTDDLPPADRTAAWEEATARALLTTSHKFPDPENFGARLHTVTLGPAQLSDVSYTSLVSQRTPRLIRRSDPEFYQVALATVGQQGMEYAGHRTAVGAGDIVLYDSSRPFTATAGPAGSTSHCLLLQFPRSLMPLPDKVVAPLCGTTLDGARGTGLVFRRTLTGLIDAHDRIGPGDRVRLGHTAVDLAAAVIAQHAERSALLPPETRQQALFQEATRFITLRPGDPDLKPAAIAAAHFVSTRYLHRVFQRNGTTVNGFIRQARISRCRRDLADPSLHAAPVAAIGARWGFTRPSDFTRAFRAATGMTPGEYRAAARGS, from the coding sequence GTGTTGACGACAGTCCTGGACACCGACGACTTGCCGCCCGCCGACAGGACGGCCGCCTGGGAGGAGGCCACCGCCCGGGCCCTGTTGACCACCAGCCACAAGTTCCCCGACCCGGAGAACTTCGGCGCGCGTCTCCACACCGTGACGCTGGGACCCGCCCAGCTCTCCGACGTGTCCTACACCTCGCTGGTCTCGCAGCGCACGCCCCGGCTCATCCGACGGTCCGATCCCGAGTTCTACCAGGTCGCGTTGGCGACCGTGGGGCAGCAGGGCATGGAATACGCGGGGCACCGGACCGCTGTCGGCGCGGGCGACATCGTGCTGTACGACAGCTCACGCCCCTTCACCGCCACCGCCGGACCGGCCGGAAGCACCTCGCACTGCCTGCTGTTGCAGTTCCCCAGGTCCCTGATGCCCCTGCCCGACAAGGTGGTCGCCCCGCTGTGCGGCACCACCCTGGACGGTGCCCGGGGCACGGGCCTCGTGTTCCGCCGGACGCTGACCGGACTGATCGACGCCCACGACCGGATCGGCCCCGGCGACCGCGTCAGACTCGGCCACACGGCCGTCGACCTCGCGGCGGCGGTGATCGCCCAGCACGCGGAGCGATCCGCGCTCCTGCCTCCCGAAACCCGCCAGCAGGCGCTGTTCCAGGAGGCCACGAGGTTCATCACGCTGCGCCCGGGCGACCCCGACCTCAAGCCCGCCGCCATCGCCGCGGCCCACTTCGTCTCGACCCGCTACCTCCACCGCGTCTTCCAGCGCAACGGCACCACGGTGAACGGGTTCATCCGGCAGGCGAGGATCTCCCGCTGCCGGAGGGACCTCGCGGACCCCTCGCTCCACGCCGCGCCGGTCGCGGCGATCGGCGCCCGCTGGGGCTTCACCCGGCCCTCGGACTTCACCCGGGCCTTCCGGGCCGCGACCGGCATGACCCCCGGCGAGTACCGGGCCGCCGCACGCGGGTCCTGA
- a CDS encoding helix-turn-helix transcriptional regulator, translating to MPANLGDRLRDVRKRRGMTRQGLARESGVSVSLIRKLEQGERYDARLETVRRLAATLRVPTSRLVADAAEEGAGAAVLDAWAPVREALTAPVGDAAELDEPPTVQGVRAALGAAVPLFSGGRFAELRAVLPALLRDADVLAGLDPEGRALRVRLLQLTGWLLTQTRQFEAAEWSLGAALEGSADRLQGASTVNTMCWLLLRQGRLGEARALAVRWADETEPRLSRATPDELSAWGWLLLRLSAAAVRDNRSGEAEDALRLSHAAAVALGGEFAPDGDFLRAFGPVTVALKRAENAMVMDRPDVVLELAARIPAGGMRPTSDNRNRHLLDVANAYTMTRQYGPAVETLAAVRGAAPQWLPNQRYARDILGRIVAGRRTLTESMRSLADTVGLPV from the coding sequence ATGCCTGCCAACTTGGGTGACCGGCTCAGGGACGTGCGGAAGCGTCGGGGAATGACACGGCAGGGGCTCGCACGCGAGTCCGGCGTCTCCGTGTCGCTGATCCGGAAACTGGAGCAGGGCGAGCGGTACGACGCGCGTCTGGAGACCGTGCGCAGGCTCGCGGCCACCCTCCGGGTGCCCACCTCGCGCCTCGTGGCGGACGCGGCCGAGGAGGGCGCGGGCGCCGCCGTCCTCGACGCCTGGGCGCCCGTCAGGGAGGCGCTCACCGCTCCGGTCGGCGATGCGGCCGAACTGGACGAACCCCCCACCGTGCAGGGGGTGCGCGCCGCGCTCGGCGCCGCCGTGCCCCTGTTCTCGGGCGGCCGGTTCGCGGAACTGCGCGCGGTCCTGCCCGCCCTGCTGCGCGACGCCGACGTCCTGGCCGGGCTCGACCCGGAGGGGCGCGCCCTGCGCGTACGCCTCCTGCAGCTCACCGGCTGGCTCCTCACGCAGACCCGCCAGTTCGAAGCCGCCGAGTGGTCGCTCGGGGCCGCACTGGAGGGCTCGGCGGACCGGCTGCAGGGCGCGTCGACCGTCAACACGATGTGCTGGCTCCTGCTGCGGCAGGGCAGGCTCGGCGAGGCACGGGCGCTCGCCGTCCGGTGGGCCGACGAGACGGAACCCCGCCTGTCACGGGCGACGCCGGACGAACTGAGCGCCTGGGGCTGGTTGCTGCTGCGCCTGTCGGCCGCCGCCGTGCGGGACAACAGGTCCGGGGAGGCCGAGGACGCGCTGCGGCTGTCCCACGCGGCCGCTGTCGCGCTGGGCGGGGAGTTCGCTCCGGACGGGGACTTCCTCCGGGCGTTCGGGCCTGTCACCGTGGCCCTCAAGCGGGCGGAGAACGCCATGGTCATGGACCGCCCGGACGTGGTGCTGGAGCTGGCGGCCAGGATTCCCGCGGGAGGCATGCGCCCCACCTCCGACAACCGCAACCGCCATCTGCTCGACGTGGCCAACGCGTACACGATGACCCGGCAGTACGGACCGGCCGTCGAGACGCTGGCGGCCGTCCGCGGCGCCGCCCCCCAGTGGCTGCCGAACCAGCGGTACGCCCGCGACATCCTGGGGCGCATCGTCGCCGGGCGGCGGACCCTGACCGAGTCGATGCGCTCCCTCGCCGACACGGTGGGGCTCCCCGTGTGA